A genomic segment from Brevundimonas sp. SORGH_AS_0993 encodes:
- a CDS encoding IclR family transcriptional regulator produces the protein MGRTPSIKTAQVDGDEEVGAKASGSQTLLRGLDVIDALIDGSLPLAELSEKLDLTRSTTHRLASALVERRLLSFRPREGYSLGPKLLELGHAASQQMHLPRVARPWLEQLSAATDDTVHLGVLDGRYALYLDKVAGRRRINIGSRLGERHPIASTGLGKALILDKTEADWIDFYAEPGATFDSAARAVWLERMHAYAQKGYAFDLEENEDQIRCVAAPIRAVDGHIVAALSVSSAAQYMSDARMTELTKTVTEAADAISADLGWSPKT, from the coding sequence ATGGGACGAACGCCGTCAATCAAGACCGCACAGGTCGATGGGGATGAAGAGGTCGGCGCCAAGGCGTCCGGCAGCCAGACCCTGCTGCGCGGTCTGGACGTGATCGACGCCCTGATCGACGGCTCCCTGCCACTGGCCGAGCTATCCGAAAAGCTGGACCTGACGCGCAGCACCACCCACCGTCTGGCCTCGGCCCTGGTCGAGCGGCGGCTGCTGTCGTTCCGTCCGCGCGAGGGCTACAGCCTCGGTCCCAAACTGCTGGAGCTGGGCCATGCCGCCAGTCAGCAGATGCATCTGCCGCGCGTGGCCCGACCCTGGCTGGAGCAACTGTCGGCGGCGACGGACGACACCGTGCATCTGGGCGTGCTGGACGGGCGTTATGCACTGTATCTGGACAAGGTCGCGGGACGCAGGCGGATCAACATCGGTTCGCGCCTGGGCGAGCGGCACCCCATCGCCTCGACGGGCCTGGGCAAGGCGCTGATCCTGGACAAGACCGAGGCGGACTGGATCGACTTCTACGCCGAGCCGGGAGCCACGTTCGATTCGGCGGCCCGCGCCGTCTGGCTGGAGCGGATGCACGCCTACGCTCAAAAGGGTTACGCCTTCGACTTGGAGGAGAACGAGGACCAGATCCGCTGTGTCGCCGCGCCGATCCGCGCGGTGGACGGGCACATCGTCGCCGCCCTCAGCGTCTCCTCCGCCGCGCAATATATGTCCGATGCGCGGATGACCGAACTGACCAAAACCGTCACTGAAGCCGCCGACGCCATCAGCGCCGACCTGGGCTGGTCGCCCAAAACCTGA
- a CDS encoding SDR family NAD(P)-dependent oxidoreductase, translated as MLLENKVVLITGASRGIGRATAIEAARQGADVAINTFRDEAAAAEVVADIEALGRRAIAVDGDVAQPDSATQFVAAAVQALGRVDVFVSNAGICPFHAFLDMPVETLRRTMEVNLHGAYFMVQAAANQMVKQGQDSEGRGGAIVAISSISALVGGEMQTHYTPTKAGVHSLMQSCAVALGKHGIRCNSVLPGTIATDINKDDLADPAKREYMEGRIPLGRLGRPEDIASVVAFLSSDMASYMSGAALLVDGGAFANFQ; from the coding sequence ATGCTGCTTGAAAACAAGGTCGTCCTGATCACCGGGGCGTCGCGGGGCATCGGGCGGGCGACGGCGATAGAGGCCGCGCGCCAGGGCGCCGACGTCGCGATCAACACCTTCCGGGATGAGGCCGCCGCCGCCGAGGTGGTCGCCGACATCGAGGCCCTGGGCCGCCGCGCGATCGCCGTCGACGGCGACGTGGCCCAGCCGGACAGCGCGACGCAGTTCGTCGCCGCCGCCGTTCAGGCCCTGGGCCGGGTGGACGTCTTCGTCTCAAACGCCGGCATCTGCCCGTTCCACGCCTTCCTCGACATGCCGGTCGAGACCCTGCGGCGGACGATGGAGGTCAATCTGCACGGCGCCTATTTCATGGTGCAGGCGGCGGCGAACCAGATGGTCAAGCAGGGCCAAGATTCCGAGGGAAGGGGCGGCGCCATCGTGGCGATCAGCTCGATCTCGGCCTTGGTCGGCGGCGAGATGCAGACCCATTACACCCCGACCAAGGCTGGCGTTCACAGCCTGATGCAGTCCTGCGCCGTCGCGCTGGGCAAACACGGCATCCGCTGCAATTCGGTGCTGCCCGGCACCATCGCCACCGACATCAACAAGGACGACCTCGCCGATCCGGCGAAGCGCGAATATATGGAAGGCCGCATTCCGCTGGGTCGGCTGGGTCGGCCGGAGGACATCGCCTCGGTCGTGGCCTTCCTGTCCTCGGACATGGCCAGCTATATGTCCGGCGCCGCCCTGCTGGTCGACGGCGGGGCCTTCGCCAACTTCCAGTAA
- the lldD gene encoding FMN-dependent L-lactate dehydrogenase LldD, with protein sequence MIISSPSDYREAARRRLPPFLFHYIDGGAYAEQTLRRNVEDWQAIALRQRVLQDMTSLSLETKLFDETLRLPVVLAPVGLTGMYARRGEVQAARAAASRGVPFTLSTVSVCPIEEVAQAIDRPMWFQLYVLRDRGFMKNALERAKAAGVKTLVFTVDMPTPGARYRDAHSGMSGPNASLRRMIQAMTHPMWAFDVGLRGTPHDLGNVSAYLGKPTGLADYIGWLANNFDPSISWKDLQWIRDFWDGPMIIKGVLDPQDARDAVSFGADGIVVSNHGGRQLDGVLSSARALPAIAEAVQGDLTILADSGVRNGLDVVRAISLGADVVLLGRAFVYALAANGQAGVENLLDLFEKEMRVAMTLTGAKSVAGMTREMLAA encoded by the coding sequence ATGATCATCTCGTCCCCCAGCGACTATCGCGAGGCCGCGCGGCGCAGGCTGCCGCCCTTCCTGTTCCACTATATCGATGGCGGCGCCTATGCGGAGCAGACCCTGCGCCGCAATGTCGAGGACTGGCAGGCCATCGCCCTGCGCCAGCGCGTGCTCCAGGATATGACCAGCCTCAGCCTTGAGACAAAGCTGTTCGATGAGACGCTGCGCCTGCCCGTCGTGCTGGCGCCGGTGGGACTGACGGGGATGTACGCACGGCGCGGCGAGGTGCAGGCGGCCCGGGCGGCGGCCTCGCGCGGGGTGCCCTTCACCCTTTCCACCGTCTCGGTCTGCCCGATCGAGGAGGTGGCGCAAGCCATCGATCGGCCCATGTGGTTCCAGCTCTATGTGCTGCGCGACCGGGGCTTCATGAAGAACGCGCTGGAGCGGGCGAAGGCGGCGGGGGTGAAGACCCTGGTCTTCACCGTCGACATGCCGACCCCCGGCGCCCGATACCGCGACGCCCATTCGGGCATGAGCGGGCCGAACGCATCGTTGCGACGCATGATCCAGGCCATGACCCATCCGATGTGGGCCTTCGACGTGGGTCTGCGCGGCACGCCGCACGATCTGGGCAATGTCTCGGCCTATCTGGGCAAGCCGACGGGCCTGGCCGACTATATCGGCTGGCTGGCGAACAACTTCGATCCGTCGATCTCGTGGAAGGACCTGCAGTGGATCCGCGACTTCTGGGACGGGCCGATGATCATCAAGGGCGTGCTTGATCCGCAGGACGCCCGCGACGCCGTCAGTTTCGGCGCCGACGGGATCGTGGTGTCGAACCATGGCGGGCGTCAGCTGGACGGGGTGTTGTCCTCGGCCCGCGCCCTGCCGGCCATCGCCGAGGCGGTGCAGGGCGATCTGACGATCCTGGCCGATTCCGGGGTTCGCAACGGTCTGGACGTGGTGCGGGCGATCTCGCTGGGCGCCGACGTGGTCCTGCTGGGCCGGGCCTTCGTCTATGCGCTGGCGGCGAACGGTCAGGCGGGCGTCGAGAACCTGCTGGACCTGTTCGAAAAGGAAATGCGCGTCGCCATGACCCTGACCGGGGCCAAGTCCGTCGCCGGCATGACCCGCGAGATGCTGGCGGCCTGA
- a CDS encoding SGNH/GDSL hydrolase family protein, which produces MKKHALILALALAALAPSAQAQSHWARSWNASPLAAAPDRRPPTLKDVTVRQVVRVSAGGDRFRLRLSNEYGSTAARIGRVRIVQLADDGKPVPGTARDLTFDGAAGALLAPEAPLLSDPVDLALPALSRLSISLYLPDEVADPTIHLLGLSSAWVAPGDQTAADQLTDPTLVTQRLLISGVDVERAEAGRVIVTLGDSITDGANGTRDADQRWPDLLARRLQAAGLTSVAVANAGISGNRILKPKPGLGVAALARFDRDVLAVPGATDVIVLEGVNDFGMAWRDHDPQPPTPADLIAGYRQMIARAHAAGLKIRLATILPYKDANYWSKQGEATRQALNAWIRTSGEADGVIDFDAVMRDPAEPLKLAAAYDSGDHLHPNDAGFRAMADAIDLTPYR; this is translated from the coding sequence ATGAAGAAGCACGCCCTGATCCTGGCGTTGGCCCTGGCGGCCCTCGCCCCCAGCGCCCAGGCGCAAAGCCACTGGGCGCGAAGCTGGAACGCCTCGCCCCTGGCCGCCGCACCCGACCGCCGCCCTCCGACGCTGAAGGATGTCACCGTGCGTCAGGTGGTTCGCGTCAGCGCGGGCGGCGACCGCTTCCGGCTGCGGCTGTCCAACGAATACGGCTCGACCGCCGCGCGGATCGGACGGGTGCGGATCGTGCAGCTGGCCGACGACGGAAAGCCCGTGCCCGGCACGGCGCGCGACCTGACCTTTGACGGCGCGGCTGGCGCCCTGCTGGCCCCGGAAGCGCCCCTGCTCAGCGATCCAGTCGATCTGGCCCTGCCTGCGCTAAGCCGCCTGTCGATCAGCCTTTATCTGCCCGATGAGGTCGCCGATCCCACCATCCACCTGCTGGGCCTGTCTTCGGCCTGGGTCGCGCCTGGCGACCAGACGGCGGCCGACCAGTTGACCGATCCGACCCTGGTGACGCAGCGCCTTCTGATCTCGGGCGTCGATGTGGAGCGGGCCGAGGCTGGTCGGGTGATCGTGACCTTGGGCGATTCCATCACCGACGGCGCCAACGGCACACGCGACGCCGACCAGCGCTGGCCCGACCTGCTGGCGCGCCGTCTGCAGGCGGCGGGCCTGACCTCGGTGGCGGTCGCCAATGCCGGGATTTCCGGCAACCGAATCCTGAAGCCAAAGCCCGGCCTGGGTGTCGCCGCCCTGGCCCGGTTCGACCGCGACGTGCTGGCCGTGCCCGGCGCGACCGACGTGATCGTGCTGGAGGGCGTCAATGACTTCGGCATGGCCTGGCGCGACCACGACCCTCAACCGCCGACCCCGGCGGACCTGATCGCCGGTTACCGCCAGATGATCGCCCGCGCCCATGCGGCCGGCCTGAAGATCAGGCTGGCGACCATCCTGCCCTACAAGGACGCCAACTATTGGTCCAAACAGGGCGAGGCGACGCGCCAGGCCCTGAACGCCTGGATTCGCACCAGCGGAGAGGCGGACGGCGTCATCGACTTCGACGCCGTGATGCGCGATCCGGCCGAGCCGCTGAAACTGGCCGCCGCCTACGACAGCGGCGACCATCTGCACCCCAACGATGCGGGCTTCCGCGCCATGGCCGACGCCATCGACCTGACGCCCTATCGCTGA
- a CDS encoding DUF6250 domain-containing protein yields MRANRRGILLAAAGLAGCAALPRPGARRLYTDDFRHGMDRWLVELEQGQGTVRAADGAMTFDVPKGATAWFRPELTSPVEIRFKAEAVFAGGAHDRVSDLNCFWMADDPRSPGDLLARPRSGAFADYDTLRTYYVGLGGNSNTSSRFRRYVGNGERPLLPQHDLSAPEDLIVANRPYHIRLIADGSRIEYWRDDRRMFALNDPAPYRRGWFGLRTTWNHMTVRDFSVWTVA; encoded by the coding sequence ATGAGGGCGAACCGACGCGGGATTCTTTTGGCCGCCGCCGGCCTGGCCGGATGCGCGGCCCTGCCCCGGCCCGGCGCCCGGCGCCTTTACACCGACGATTTCCGCCACGGTATGGATCGGTGGCTGGTCGAACTGGAGCAGGGACAGGGAACCGTGCGCGCCGCCGACGGGGCGATGACCTTCGATGTGCCCAAGGGGGCCACCGCCTGGTTCCGGCCTGAACTGACCTCGCCGGTCGAAATCCGCTTCAAGGCCGAAGCCGTGTTCGCCGGCGGCGCCCATGACCGGGTCAGCGATCTGAACTGCTTCTGGATGGCCGATGATCCGCGCAGTCCCGGCGATCTGCTCGCACGCCCCCGGTCGGGGGCCTTCGCCGACTATGACACGCTGCGGACCTATTATGTCGGGCTGGGCGGCAACTCGAACACCTCATCGCGTTTCCGCCGCTATGTCGGGAACGGAGAAAGGCCGCTGCTGCCCCAGCACGACCTGTCGGCGCCGGAAGACCTGATCGTCGCCAATCGCCCCTACCACATCCGCCTGATCGCGGACGGATCGCGCATCGAATACTGGCGCGACGACCGGCGCATGTTCGCCCTGAACGATCCCGCCCCCTATCGCCGCGGATGGTTCGGCCTGCGCACCACCTGGAATCACATGACCGTCCGGGACTTCTCGGTCTGGACCGTCGCCTAG
- a CDS encoding amidohydrolase produces MKPVSMRALALATALAGFSLPAAAAELSPQARAQILSTVERNEPALDHAALEIWKFAELGYQETQSTALLQGQLRDAGFTVTPGIAGEPTAFLARYKTGDGPVIAVLAEYDALPGLSQTLSPVQQSAGAPAGHGCGHNLFGAASVQAAIAVKDWMAANNIKGELRVYGTPAEEGGSGKVYMVRDGLFDEVDVAVHWHPGDVNSARQGDTMANVSGKFRFYGTAAHAAAAPDKGRSALDAVEAMNAMVNLMREHVPDRTRIHYVITDGGRAPNVVPAYAESYYYVRHTDPQIVRDVLERVKKAADGAALGTGTRVEFEAIGGVYSMLPNEALMTVMDRNLRAVGGIAWTPEEIALAAEIQKTLTSRPPLSSVGEIQPAVIGGDFGGSTDVSDVSWVTPTVGLSTATFVPGSAGHSWQNVVAAGSSIGLKGAHLAAKTLALTTAELFQSPETVAAARAEFEGRRGPDFQYRALLGDRAPALNYRD; encoded by the coding sequence ATGAAGCCCGTTTCGATGCGCGCCCTGGCCTTGGCTACGGCCCTGGCCGGTTTCAGCCTGCCGGCCGCCGCCGCAGAGCTGTCGCCCCAGGCCCGCGCCCAGATCCTGTCCACCGTCGAGCGCAACGAACCGGCCCTGGACCATGCGGCGCTGGAAATCTGGAAGTTCGCGGAGCTGGGCTATCAGGAGACGCAAAGCACCGCCCTGCTCCAGGGTCAGTTGCGCGATGCGGGCTTCACCGTCACGCCGGGGATCGCCGGAGAGCCGACCGCCTTCCTGGCCCGCTACAAGACCGGCGACGGCCCGGTCATCGCGGTGCTGGCCGAATACGACGCCCTGCCCGGCCTGTCCCAGACCCTCAGCCCGGTGCAGCAGTCAGCCGGCGCCCCGGCCGGGCACGGCTGCGGGCATAACCTGTTCGGCGCCGCCTCGGTCCAGGCCGCCATCGCGGTCAAGGACTGGATGGCCGCCAACAACATCAAGGGCGAACTGCGCGTCTATGGCACGCCCGCCGAAGAGGGCGGATCGGGCAAGGTCTATATGGTCCGCGACGGCCTGTTCGACGAAGTGGACGTCGCCGTCCACTGGCACCCCGGCGACGTCAACAGCGCCCGCCAGGGCGACACCATGGCCAATGTCTCGGGCAAGTTCCGCTTCTACGGCACGGCCGCCCACGCCGCCGCCGCGCCGGACAAGGGCCGATCGGCCCTGGACGCGGTCGAGGCCATGAACGCCATGGTCAATCTGATGCGCGAACACGTGCCCGACCGCACCCGCATCCACTATGTCATCACCGACGGCGGGCGAGCGCCGAACGTCGTCCCGGCCTATGCCGAAAGCTACTACTACGTCCGCCACACCGATCCCCAGATCGTCCGCGACGTGCTGGAGCGGGTGAAGAAGGCCGCCGACGGCGCCGCGCTGGGCACCGGCACGCGGGTCGAGTTCGAGGCCATCGGCGGCGTCTATTCCATGCTGCCGAACGAGGCCCTGATGACCGTCATGGACCGCAATCTGCGCGCCGTCGGCGGCATCGCCTGGACGCCCGAGGAGATCGCCCTGGCCGCAGAGATCCAGAAGACCCTGACCTCCAGGCCGCCGCTGTCCAGCGTGGGCGAAATCCAGCCGGCGGTGATCGGCGGCGACTTTGGCGGCTCGACCGACGTGTCGGACGTCTCCTGGGTCACGCCGACGGTCGGCCTGTCGACCGCGACATTCGTGCCGGGATCGGCGGGCCACAGTTGGCAGAACGTAGTGGCCGCCGGGTCGTCCATCGGCCTGAAGGGCGCGCACCTGGCCGCCAAGACTCTGGCCCTGACCACCGCCGAACTGTTCCAGAGCCCGGAGACCGTCGCCGCCGCCAGGGCCGAATTCGAAGGTCGCCGCGGCCCCGACTTCCAGTACCGCGCCCTGCTGGGCGACCGCGCGCCAGCTCTCAATTACAGAGACTGA
- a CDS encoding TonB-dependent receptor domain-containing protein, with amino-acid sequence MLATTALFGAATAAVAQEAVDPQPAEVEEVVVVGSQIRGAKVTAALPVTVIGEEQILATAASSGDELLRSIPQMGDVTFNASYLPASSNSARGDTGSVNLRNLGIGNTLVLLNGRRVVGHPTSQANEHLVPVLTYNTNAIPVSGLKRLEVLRDGAAAIYGADAVAGVVNTVLRDDMTDWTVSSQYGGAEGTGLREFNFSLYGGQDIAEGRGNVSAFFNYDHRSELTTLEQPYTASDDKRPLFAGTGFENNSGLNGLSSLTPWGQFTLASGSASYGAVTGFTTFTIQPSTLSGCAAALANGLCLKKTTNIDPSLLADTAQENLTVIPEVDRYNLFLTGRYKINDAVEFFGELGGYRAQSHARQAPINTLSSVVMTIPGTNYYNPFQRDVRLTGYRFNDLGPINVDVTNEQYRILGGLRGDWRGWRWESALVWSEASAKDVSDNISTTRLAEWAAKSTPDAYNFFNGGDPASPRFGDSTPSNQAALDAIRVDMVRKTKTELGLWDFKISRPDVFQLPGGPVGMAAGIEFRTESQLDDRDSRIDGTIRYTDKSGATYSDLINSSENPDTYGERDVFSAYLEVAAPLVSPEMNIPLVHNLEVQLAGRFENYSDFGDVAKPKIAGAWDIVDGFRIRASWAQGFRAPNLEQINATVITRSNSSNDYIYCEALLRRGAITNMNQCGASTVSQIPNTFADKANATQTHVRKLTAERRSGNPNLQPEESETTSVGVVIQPRFLPEQLGEFTVTADLWKVEQTGMVGLFRGQNALILDYLLRKSGGSNPNVIRADPTAADQAIFAGTGLTPVGEVQYITDAYSNQQPQTVEGLDLGVMWNLRGTRVGDFSLNLNVSHLIKYYLEMSPGMQDLQAARDAGSIPASITFGGRMGDLIDDQGRPEWKWSLSGSWRYQNLTVGAFSQYISSMYDSSLVNSTGDYWTIDSTLTANLYAEYQFDQGALSDTSIRLGVRNLSDEQPPLSAGGYLGTVYQPYGRYWYVNFRKTF; translated from the coding sequence ATGTTGGCCACGACGGCCCTGTTCGGGGCCGCCACCGCCGCCGTCGCGCAGGAGGCGGTCGACCCGCAGCCCGCCGAAGTCGAAGAGGTCGTGGTGGTCGGCTCTCAGATCCGGGGCGCCAAGGTGACGGCGGCCCTGCCCGTGACCGTCATCGGCGAAGAGCAGATCCTGGCGACCGCAGCCTCCTCCGGCGACGAACTTCTGCGCTCCATCCCGCAAATGGGCGACGTGACCTTCAACGCCAGCTACCTGCCGGCTTCGTCCAACTCGGCGCGCGGCGACACGGGATCGGTCAACCTGAGGAACCTGGGCATCGGCAACACCCTGGTCCTGCTGAACGGCCGGCGCGTCGTGGGCCATCCGACGTCTCAGGCGAACGAGCATTTGGTGCCGGTCCTGACCTACAACACCAACGCAATTCCGGTTTCGGGCCTGAAGCGTCTGGAGGTGCTGCGCGACGGCGCGGCCGCCATCTATGGCGCGGACGCCGTGGCCGGGGTGGTCAACACCGTCCTGCGCGACGACATGACCGACTGGACCGTCTCCAGCCAGTACGGCGGGGCCGAGGGCACGGGCCTGCGCGAGTTCAACTTCTCGCTCTACGGCGGGCAGGACATCGCCGAGGGACGCGGCAACGTCTCGGCCTTCTTCAACTACGACCACCGCAGCGAATTGACCACGCTGGAGCAGCCCTACACGGCCTCGGACGACAAGCGCCCGCTGTTCGCCGGGACCGGGTTCGAGAACAATTCCGGCTTGAACGGCCTGTCGTCCCTGACGCCCTGGGGCCAGTTCACCCTGGCCAGCGGCTCGGCCAGCTATGGCGCCGTGACTGGGTTCACCACCTTCACCATCCAGCCATCGACCCTTTCAGGATGCGCCGCTGCCTTGGCCAACGGCCTGTGCCTCAAGAAGACGACCAACATCGATCCGTCCCTGTTGGCCGACACGGCTCAGGAAAACCTGACCGTCATTCCCGAGGTCGACCGCTACAACCTGTTCCTGACCGGCCGCTACAAGATCAACGACGCAGTGGAATTCTTTGGTGAACTGGGCGGTTATCGGGCCCAGTCCCATGCCCGTCAGGCGCCGATCAACACCCTGTCGTCGGTGGTCATGACCATTCCAGGGACCAACTATTACAACCCGTTCCAGCGCGACGTTCGTCTGACCGGCTACCGCTTCAACGACCTTGGGCCGATCAACGTCGACGTCACCAATGAACAGTACCGCATTCTGGGCGGCCTGCGCGGCGACTGGCGCGGCTGGCGCTGGGAATCGGCGCTGGTCTGGTCCGAGGCCTCGGCCAAGGACGTGTCGGACAACATCTCGACCACGCGGCTGGCCGAATGGGCGGCCAAATCGACGCCCGACGCCTACAACTTCTTCAACGGCGGCGACCCGGCCAGTCCGCGTTTCGGCGATTCCACCCCGTCCAACCAGGCGGCGCTGGACGCCATCCGCGTGGACATGGTGCGAAAGACCAAGACGGAGCTGGGCCTGTGGGACTTCAAGATCTCGCGCCCCGACGTCTTCCAGCTTCCGGGCGGCCCCGTCGGCATGGCCGCAGGGATCGAGTTCCGCACCGAGAGCCAGCTGGACGACCGCGACAGCCGCATCGACGGCACGATCCGCTACACCGACAAGTCGGGCGCGACCTATAGCGACCTGATCAACTCGTCCGAGAACCCCGACACCTACGGCGAACGCGACGTCTTCTCGGCCTATCTGGAGGTCGCCGCCCCGCTCGTCTCGCCCGAGATGAACATTCCGCTGGTGCATAATCTGGAGGTCCAGCTGGCGGGCCGGTTCGAGAACTATTCGGACTTCGGCGACGTGGCCAAGCCCAAGATCGCCGGCGCCTGGGACATCGTGGACGGGTTCCGCATCCGCGCCTCCTGGGCCCAGGGCTTCCGCGCGCCCAACCTGGAGCAGATCAACGCCACCGTGATCACGCGGTCCAACAGCTCCAACGACTACATCTATTGCGAGGCCCTGCTGCGTCGCGGCGCCATCACCAATATGAACCAGTGCGGCGCCAGCACAGTGTCGCAGATTCCCAACACCTTCGCCGACAAGGCCAACGCCACCCAGACCCACGTCCGCAAGCTGACGGCCGAGCGGCGGTCGGGCAATCCGAACCTTCAGCCCGAAGAGTCCGAAACCACCTCGGTCGGCGTGGTGATCCAGCCGCGCTTCCTGCCCGAGCAACTGGGGGAGTTCACCGTCACGGCGGACCTGTGGAAGGTCGAACAGACCGGCATGGTCGGCCTGTTCCGGGGGCAGAACGCCCTGATCCTGGACTATCTGCTGCGCAAGAGCGGCGGCTCAAACCCCAATGTCATACGCGCCGATCCGACGGCGGCGGACCAGGCCATCTTCGCCGGCACCGGCCTGACCCCGGTGGGCGAAGTGCAGTACATCACCGACGCCTACAGCAACCAGCAGCCCCAGACGGTCGAGGGGCTGGACCTGGGCGTGATGTGGAACCTGCGCGGCACGCGGGTCGGGGATTTCAGCCTGAACCTGAACGTCTCGCACCTGATCAAATACTATCTCGAAATGTCGCCGGGCATGCAGGATCTGCAGGCCGCGCGCGACGCCGGCTCCATCCCCGCCTCCATCACATTCGGCGGCCGGATGGGCGACCTGATCGACGACCAGGGCCGGCCGGAATGGAAGTGGTCGCTGTCGGGAAGCTGGCGCTATCAAAACCTGACGGTGGGCGCCTTCAGCCAGTATATCTCGTCCATGTACGACAGCAGCCTGGTCAATTCGACCGGCGACTACTGGACGATCGATTCGACGCTGACGGCCAACCTGTATGCCGAATATCAGTTCGATCAGGGCGCCCTGTCCGACACCTCGATCCGGCTGGGCGTGCGCAATCTCAGCGACGAACAGCCGCCCCTGTCGGCGGGAGGCTATCTCGGCACCGTGTATCAGCCCTACGGCCGCTACTGGTACGTCAACTTCCGCAAGACCTTCTAA
- the ggt gene encoding gamma-glutamyltransferase gives MRSQMRFAAVAVAALLAGWPAFAQEVSTPVRPATGSGGDIVSYGQIHSPVVGRGGMVVSQSDPATRVGVDVLRRGGNAVDSAIAVAFAEAVTLPRAGNIGGSGYMVVHMAATADRPAQDIAINYYGVAPAATTPDLLLGSDGKFDRSKPSGFINVAVPGTVMGMWEAHRRFGSMPWADLIAPAIRLAEDGYVLSDGEADATAGRARVLANDPGAREAYLKPDGAPYRAGEVFRQPLLAESLRKVARGGADEFYKGDLARQIVAGIQAHGGVITLADMAAYRADVSEPIWGSYRGDRIAYMPPTASGVSVAEALNLLEHFDLKAMGWGSVDSLHLIAEAMKITSSDRRLIGGAPQWNAPAHGLASKGYAAERVKLISLDRSLSGADIPEGNPYPFESKDTTHFSVADDRGNAVSNTYTLSNSYGAHVAPEGTGILLNNNLDNFAWGTRGQPNSPAPGKRLGSTITPMIVFKDDKPWLVTGTPGGGYIIATMVQLISNVIDHDLNIAEAAMRPRLNQGGGDSPLELEGGFSPDVERLLRARGHTVRPSMTMGSTQSIMIEGDRFLGAADTRRPDALALGVR, from the coding sequence GTGCGTTCACAAATGCGGTTTGCGGCGGTCGCTGTCGCTGCGCTTCTGGCGGGCTGGCCGGCCTTCGCCCAAGAGGTCTCTACCCCGGTTCGTCCCGCGACAGGCAGCGGCGGCGACATTGTCAGCTACGGCCAGATTCACAGTCCGGTCGTCGGTCGCGGCGGCATGGTGGTCAGCCAAAGCGATCCGGCCACGCGGGTCGGGGTGGACGTGCTGCGGCGGGGCGGCAATGCGGTGGATTCGGCCATCGCGGTGGCCTTCGCGGAGGCCGTGACCCTGCCCCGCGCCGGCAATATCGGCGGCTCGGGCTATATGGTCGTGCATATGGCCGCGACGGCGGATCGGCCGGCCCAGGACATCGCCATAAACTACTACGGCGTGGCCCCTGCGGCGACGACGCCGGACTTGCTGCTGGGGTCTGACGGCAAGTTCGACCGCTCCAAACCCTCGGGCTTCATCAATGTCGCCGTGCCCGGCACGGTCATGGGCATGTGGGAGGCGCACCGGCGCTTCGGCTCCATGCCCTGGGCCGACCTGATCGCGCCGGCCATCCGCCTGGCCGAGGACGGTTATGTCCTGTCGGACGGCGAGGCGGACGCCACAGCCGGCCGGGCGCGGGTTCTGGCCAACGATCCGGGCGCGCGCGAGGCCTATCTGAAGCCGGACGGCGCCCCCTATCGGGCAGGCGAAGTCTTCCGCCAGCCGCTTTTGGCCGAGAGCCTGCGCAAGGTCGCCCGCGGTGGGGCCGACGAATTCTATAAGGGCGATCTGGCCCGTCAGATCGTGGCGGGCATACAGGCCCACGGCGGCGTCATCACCCTGGCCGACATGGCCGCCTATCGCGCCGACGTGTCCGAACCGATCTGGGGCAGCTATCGGGGCGATCGCATCGCCTATATGCCGCCGACCGCCTCGGGCGTCAGCGTCGCCGAGGCGCTGAACCTTCTGGAGCATTTCGACCTGAAGGCCATGGGATGGGGCAGCGTCGACAGTCTTCATCTGATCGCCGAGGCGATGAAGATCACCTCGTCCGATCGTCGGCTGATCGGCGGGGCGCCCCAGTGGAACGCGCCGGCCCACGGCCTTGCCAGCAAGGGCTACGCCGCCGAGCGGGTGAAGTTGATTTCGCTGGATCGGTCGCTGAGCGGCGCCGACATTCCCGAGGGCAATCCCTATCCGTTCGAGAGCAAGGACACGACCCACTTTTCGGTGGCGGACGACCGGGGCAATGCCGTCTCGAACACCTACACCCTGTCCAACTCCTATGGCGCGCATGTCGCCCCGGAGGGGACCGGAATCCTGCTGAACAACAATCTGGACAACTTCGCCTGGGGTACGCGGGGCCAGCCCAACTCGCCTGCGCCCGGCAAGCGTCTGGGTTCCACCATCACCCCGATGATCGTGTTCAAGGACGACAAGCCCTGGCTGGTCACGGGCACGCCGGGCGGCGGCTACATCATCGCCACCATGGTCCAACTGATCTCTAACGTCATCGACCACGACCTGAACATCGCCGAGGCCGCCATGCGGCCGCGCCTGAACCAGGGCGGAGGCGACAGCCCGCTGGAGCTTGAGGGCGGATTCTCGCCCGATGTGGAGCGGTTGCTGCGCGCGCGGGGCCATACGGTTCGACCGTCCATGACCATGGGCAGCACGCAGTCGATCATGATCGAGGGCGACCGCTTCCTGGGGGCCGCCGATACGCGCCGGCCGGACGCCCTGGCCCTGGGCGTGCGCTGA